ATCGCATGACCTGCATTTCTTCAGCTTGTTTGTTTGCAAAGATGCACATAATTAGTTGATGATGTCCACCCCTTTGCAGCCTTCTGTCAACACAACAGCATTACCTGGCCAAGACTCGTTGGCGCTGGTGGTTGTTGATCAGAATGAAGTATCTGCTAATGCGAACAGCAGAGTGCCAGGTGGAGGTGATTTACAGGCATATACATCAACAATTAACCATTCTAAGGTTTGTATTTGAAATGGCTCGGGAGTTTCTTGGAGAGTCATACTAGTCGTAAATTTATCTACATCTAGGCTATTAGGCGCAATGTTTTGACCTCTTCAGTCTCTATAGACTTAGTACATAGTTAATACAGGGATGATAACTTATTTAGATCAAACAGGTCAATCCAACTGATATTCACCTGTGTTTCTGTAGAGACTTCACAATGATCTGCAGTCACTCGGTCTTAAAATCAAATGGCACGAGGATAAAATAAAATCTCTGAGGGCTCAGAGCAACATATTATATGACTCTATTCTTGAAAAGCGAGGTATGTTATCTGAAATCTGATGCCTGTGGCATGCATGCCTATTAGACCGTTCAGAGCTTTTTATATGAAAGTCGAAATCTGGCTTCTTTCCTTGCAATATGGTCACTTGTGATACAGAATATGAGTTTAAATGAATCAGAAGGCAAGACCTTGAAGACAGCCTCATATATTCGTAATGGGTTAGCATAGTATGCATGTCATCAAGTGGAGCGAGGTCATAGAGTTTCTCAAAGGAAAAGCAAAGCGTGGTGGCcacttctttgatttttatggTGTCTTCTAACATGTTTCTTGCTGACTGATCATTTCTCAGTCATTCTTGGGATGTATCATTCTTCTGCTGCACCTATTGCTGAAGATAGTAGCCTTTCCAATGGAGGTGAGGATGAAACAACTGAGCAAATATTGAAGCATGATAAATCTGCCGCTGGAATTTGGTGGCAACTTAAAAATATTCATGGCACTCAGGCTCCCATTCTTGCTTTATCCAAGGACGTCATTGGCATAGCTGCTACTCTAGGCAAAGTTGACGATGAAAATCTTAGCAGGTTTGTACAGTTTGTCATCAATACATAGAAGTCAGAACTGAAATTCCTTTTGCTGCAAGTAACTGAAACTCTGTTTTTTGGTTGGAAGTTACTGCACTTGATGATGTCTTGAGGCCAATATTTAGGATTGTTGTAAGAGAAGCAGTGAGCCTTGTCTCATGAATGCTCATGAGAAATGGCTGCAATTAGGGGTAGTTCAAACTCACAATTTCTGATCATCTCGAACTTGTCGGTGCATTTACTAGAATGAATGTGTGTTGCTTTAGTTCATGATCTTGCTCTAAACTCAATTCATCATTCTCCTTGGCTGGGGTGTAGGCTTCTTTCTGAGTATCTAGGAGCGGAGAACATGCTTGCCATTGTTTGCCAGACTCGACAAGGCCTCAAGGCTCTAGAAACATATGATAGAGCAGGCAGTATTGATGAAAGTGCTGGTCTTCATGGACTAGGTTCTTCCATCGGGAGGACTTTAAATGGAAGATTTCTGTTTATTTGCTTAGAAGATCTAAGGTGTGATTCTTATCTGTCTTGATGGACAGTGCGGAGTTTAACCTTTTACAGAAACTAATTTACTTCGTTTAATTTTGTCAGACCATACATTGGTGATTTTGTAGCCGATGATTCGCAGAGGAGGCTTGATCTCTTTAAGCCCAGGTTACCGAGTGGGGAATGTCCGCGTGGTTTCCTTGACTTCGCAGTCAATATGGTCAACATAGAAACCACCCATTTGGTTTGTTCAACACCCAGTGGTCATGGTCTCAGGGAAACTCTATTTTACCACCTTTTCTCTCGGACTCAAGTATATAGCACAAGGGTGGACATGCTACGTGCTCGTCCTTTAATTACTGATGGAGCCATCTCTTTGGATGGTGGAATAATCAGAGCTCCTGGCATGTATTCCCTAGGCAGGCGGTAGGACAACTTTGCCCATCATCATTAACAATGTGCATCCATTTACAAATCCTGAAGTATTTTAATAAGCAATTCCTGCACATTGggaaggtcttttttttttttttttttatataaaaacaaaattctgCATAAAATGGTCATTCACGGTCTCTCCTGATCTTTATGGCTTCTTTGATCACATCAGTTCATATCTAATCATTTATGTTCTCATTGATACAAAATTGTGTCTTGCTCCAGTATTGAACATGATTCTCAGAAGAATTAAGTTGAGTATGCTTGCAGCTACAAGTGAAGAATTGCATGCATATATGGTTAGATTTACAAAAAGTTCTGTCGTTTTCGTGTGTTAGGAAAGTATCTACTATCttaaaatatttccttttagTCAGGTTGTAGAGTGTGTTTCTTTCTCTGACTAAAAATAACTGAAATTTTCTTCTGCTGCATTTGTCCCTCCTATAAATTTCAAGGGAGGATGTGGATGTGAGATTTCCAGTACCATCAGGTGCATCCAGTCGTCCTACAAATTACCGTGAGATAGAAAACCGGATGAAGGACTTGAAgtggaaaagggaaaaactgCTGGAAGATTTGCGACAAGAGCGACAAATGTTGGATCACGCTAAACTGGATTTCGAGAGAAAGAAGCAagaattttttatgtttcttggTCAAAGCTCTTCTTACGCAACCTGCCTGGGTAATGCCCGATCCAATTTAACAGTGATGCGTTAACCTTACTTTGAAAgacgttatatatatattttgggaaCGCTTCTCCGCTGGATAGCACATATTGATGTCTCTATGGTACTAATTTAGTGTGCAAATTAGGTTCTTGCcgttcttttatatatttttatgtgcAATTTGATTAGTATGAAATTTGTCCAGTATACTGTTcgaataatcaaattttaaaactgaTTGCATGTTCGAATGAAAATATACTTACAGTTTGTCTTTTAAGACGATATCTGTTAAAAAATGCAATGTTTCAGAGAAATGGTAATATCtgttcaaaaagaaagaaagaaaaaaaaaacctcttgtaaatttttcatttctgtctcaatattttttactttgaGAGTTCTTGGAGATATACTAAAACTGCTATTgggtattctcatttgagaatTTTGTTGTATTCTGGAAAATTTTTGCTAGTAACCATTAGTAATGCTATAGggcaaaaacttctttaaagACAGTATATTCACATCTCAAAGTTCGATTCTATTATTTtcgattgatttttttccccataATAAGTTGgcaaaaatttcttcatttattgaTGAGTTCATAGTGTATATATATTCGAGTGAGCATTAGAATAGGAATATAataggaccgaccaaaaaaaaaaaattagtatataacCAAATTAGGTTTCTTTTCTAAGTCACAAACCTCTTGACACGTGTCATCAAGATAAGGCTCCTCACATGTTTTTCCAAAATCCCAAGTGCTTGGAAAAAACcgatatttttattgattttcgtCTACGTTCTTTTAGGATCTAATGGATTTCATCATTTGTGGCTTATATGTGGGAATAATCCAATGACATCTCTTCTCGATGAGTTTGGAGCAAACGAATCTATGGAAAGCTTGATTCTACTCATATATGATGTGTTGGGCTTCTCTGTATAATACAATAGTTTATCAAAAAAATGCATCCAACGGACCATAC
This region of Eucalyptus grandis isolate ANBG69807.140 chromosome 8, ASM1654582v1, whole genome shotgun sequence genomic DNA includes:
- the LOC104414331 gene encoding protein DEFECTIVE IN MERISTEM SILENCING 3 isoform X1, with amino-acid sequence MSTFQSNNDSQPSVNTTALPGQDSLALVVVDQNEVSANANSRVPGGGDLQAYTSTINHSKRLHNDLQSLGLKIKWHEDKIKSLRAQSNILYDSILEKRVILGMYHSSAAPIAEDSSLSNGGEDETTEQILKHDKSAAGIWWQLKNIHGTQAPILALSKDVIGIAATLGKVDDENLSRLLSEYLGAENMLAIVCQTRQGLKALETYDRAGSIDESAGLHGLGSSIGRTLNGRFLFICLEDLRPYIGDFVADDSQRRLDLFKPRLPSGECPRGFLDFAVNMVNIETTHLVCSTPSGHGLRETLFYHLFSRTQVYSTRVDMLRARPLITDGAISLDGGIIRAPGMYSLGRREDVDVRFPVPSGASSRPTNYREIENRMKDLKWKREKLLEDLRQERQMLDHAKLDFERKKQEFFMFLGQSSSYATCLGNARSNLTVMR
- the LOC104414331 gene encoding protein DEFECTIVE IN MERISTEM SILENCING 3 isoform X2, which encodes MKYLLMRTAECQVERLHNDLQSLGLKIKWHEDKIKSLRAQSNILYDSILEKRVILGMYHSSAAPIAEDSSLSNGGEDETTEQILKHDKSAAGIWWQLKNIHGTQAPILALSKDVIGIAATLGKVDDENLSRLLSEYLGAENMLAIVCQTRQGLKALETYDRAGSIDESAGLHGLGSSIGRTLNGRFLFICLEDLRPYIGDFVADDSQRRLDLFKPRLPSGECPRGFLDFAVNMVNIETTHLVCSTPSGHGLRETLFYHLFSRTQVYSTRVDMLRARPLITDGAISLDGGIIRAPGMYSLGRREDVDVRFPVPSGASSRPTNYREIENRMKDLKWKREKLLEDLRQERQMLDHAKLDFERKKQEFFMFLGQSSSYATCLGNARSNLTVMR